The following nucleotide sequence is from Alistipes sp. ZOR0009.
AAGCAGCTTACTTTTACAAGGCTATTTCTGGCAAAAACATTGAATGATGTTCCCAAAACAGATGTCACACATCCTTCTGATTTAACGTCAAACCGGCGTCCTTTTTTTACCTTGAAGAAGGCCTCTCCTGTTAGCTGTACTTCGCGCTTTTTCCACCAAAGAAACTTCTGGTAGCTGAGCTGCGAGTCGGAGTTAAGCAGAACATTTGAACCATCGGGTAGCACTACCGCCACGTGTTGACCTCGAGGACTAACAACGCGCGTGGTGTGAGTTGCTACCAAAACCCCAACTGAGATAAGCACCGCAATGCTAGCGGCTGCTGCCCACCTAATAGGTAGAAAATGGCGCTTGGAAGATTTGGCTTCATTAATTTTACTGCCAAGTAAGTCCCATGCCTCCTCTTTCGAACGCCCAGCGGGAACCGAAAGCTGCTGAAGCAACTTTTCGGTTTGCTCATCTAAGCGATGCCTATCGTCAATATGAGGTCTGTTCTTGTTCATTTGTTTCTGTGATTCGTAATTATTACAACTAAGGGTGGATATACCCTACCGATTCTTTAATTTTTTTTGATTCTATTTAGAATGTTAGGTTGACATATACTGCTGGGGTTATTCCAAAGCCGTATATGTCGGAATATACGATAGGCGATTTGCCTTGGTCGACGTCTTTCTTTGGGGTATTTGATAGGGTGTATGTTCGTTTTGTTTGGTTGGTTCTATTGTACACGTTAAATATACTACCAGTAACTGATAGCTTGGTTTTACCAATAGGCTGTACGTATGAAGCTGAAATATCTAACCGATGGTAGGTTGGTAGCCGTTCGCTATTGCGCTGGTACTCGGCAACTGGTTTCATGTTGTTGTAAAAGGTAGGATTATCCCAAGGCTTTCCAGAGCCGAAAATCCAAGCAGAGGATAGCGTAAAACGGCTGATTTTGCGGGATGCAAAAAGTTTAAACTCATGAGTCTGATCTAAGCCTGATGGAAAGTCGCTATCTACTT
It contains:
- a CDS encoding FecR family protein, translated to MNKNRPHIDDRHRLDEQTEKLLQQLSVPAGRSKEEAWDLLGSKINEAKSSKRHFLPIRWAAAASIAVLISVGVLVATHTTRVVSPRGQHVAVVLPDGSNVLLNSDSQLSYQKFLWWKKREVQLTGEAFFKVKKGRRFDVKSEGCVTSVLGTSFNVFARNSLVKVSCFTGKVGVKNETTGLQAILTPGLGVQSLGQRLGDVQKITETEKGWTSGEFYYTDAPLSEVLAEIGRQFNVSISCKDCENRRYTGYFNNKSLNQSLDLICIPMQLQYNLVSSKQVEIKPTN